Genomic segment of Hydra vulgaris chromosome 08, alternate assembly HydraT2T_AEP:
tgaaaacattaaaaacttagtTAAAGAACTTGGTTATCATCCGTTTGCTATAACGCAggcaattaaatatataaatatacataaagtctcgatagaaaaatatatagatcGATATAGGCAGAAACCATTAGAAATATTAGACACTGATAACTTTCCTTCTGAAGATGAATCAAAGTCtgcaataaaagcaatcaatttagttttatacaaattaaaaaaaactaaacttattcCATTAGAATTACTTAACTGTTTATCTCATTGCGATGGTCAAAATATAAGTAAAGAATTTGTAATCCAAATCTTACATCAAATGGAAATAAAAGAAGAACATTCAATAGATGAAATCGTTGGGTTACTAATGAGTTATTCATTACTAAATTGTTTCGATGATAACAAATATTCAATGCACGAACTGACACAGTTGACGTGTAAACATGTTCAAATTACTAATTCAAGTACAAATACGTATATTGTTCTAAtagaaagttattttaaatttgagttgAACCAAATAAAGCACCACGTAGAATTCGGAAATCATTTCGTTTTTCATTTTCTCTATATGTTTCGTATTAACGAAAAAAGAATGTCAAAAACCTTCCATCATATGACAACTTCTATCAACAAGTTATTAGTATGTAAAGGTTTATTTGATGAAGCAATCGAAATATTAAAAGCTATTCAAAGTTTTAATACAGAAACTTATggtgaaaataataaactcaCGCTTgatacaaaacataatatcgcaaactgtttgATGAATATGGGAAAacataacgaagctttagaaatttattattctgttgagaaaatacaaactgaaattttaggtatcaaccatccagatacaataggaacaaaacataatatcgcaatctgtttgaagaatatgggaaaatataacgaagctttagaaatttattattctgttgagaaaatacaaactgaaattttaggtatcaaccatccagatacaataagaacaaaacataatatcgcaaactgtttgATGAATATGGGAAAacataacgaagctttagaaatttattattctcttgagaaaatacaaactgaaattttaggtatcaaccatccagatacaataaGAACAAAACATAGTATCGCAATCTGTTTGAAgaatatgggaaaatataacgaagctttagaaatttattattctgttgagaaaatacaaactgaaattttaggtatcaaccatccagatacaataggaacaaaacataatatcgcaaactgtttgtacgatatgggaaaatataacgaagctttagaaatttattattctgttgagaaaatacaaactgaaattttaggtatcaaccatccagatacaataagaacaaaacataatatcgcaatctgtttgaagaatatgggaaaatataacgaagctttagaaatttattattctgttgagaaaatacaaactgaaattttaggtatcaaccatccagatacaataagaacaaaacataatatcgcaaactgtttgATGAATATGGGAAAacataacgaagctttagaaatttattattctgttgagaaaatacaaactgaaattttaggtatcaaccatccagatacaataggaacaaaacataatatcgcaatctgtttgaagaatatgggaaaatataacgaagctttagaaatttattattctgttgagaaaatacaaactgaaattttaggtatcaaccatccagatacaataagaacaaaacataatatcgcaaactgtttgtacgatatgggaaaatataacgaagctttagaaatttattattctcttgagaaaatacaaactgaaattttaggtatcaaccatccagatacaataaGAACAAAACATAGTATCGCAATCTGTTTGAAgaatatgggaaaatataacgaagctttagaaatttattattctgttgagaaaatacaaactgaaattttaggtatcaaccatccagatacaataggaacaaaacataatatcgcaaactgtttgtacgatatgggaaaatataacgaagctttagaaatttattattctgttgagaaaatacaaactgaaattttaggtatcaaccatccagatacaataagaacaaaacataatatcgcaatctgtttgaagaatatgggaaaatataacgaagctttagaaatttattattctgttgagaaaatacaaactgaaattttaggtatcaaccatccagatacaataagaacaaaacataatatcgcaaactgtttgtacgatatgggaaaatataacgaagctttagaaatttattattctgttgagaaaatacgaactgaaattttaggtatcaaccatccagatacaataggaacaaaacataatatcgcaatcTGTTTGAACGCTAtcggaaaatataacgaagctttagaaatttatcaTTCTGttaagaaaatacaaactgaaattttaggtatcaaccatccagatacaataggaacaaaacataatatcgcaaactgtttgaaagatatgggaaaatataacgaagctttagaaatttattattctgttgagaaaatacaaactgaaattttaggtatcaaccatccagatacaataagaacaaaacataatatcgcaatctgtttgtacgatatgggaaaatataacgaagctttagaaatttattattctcttgagaaaatacaaactgaaattttaggtatcaaccatccagatacaataaGAACAAAACATAGTATCGCAATCTGTTTGAAggatatgggaaaatataacgaagctttagaaatttattattctgttgagaaaatacgaactgaaattttaggtatcaaccatccagatacaataaGAACAAAACATAGTATCGCAATCTGTTTGAAgaatatgggaaaatataacgaagctttagaaatttattattctgttgagaaaatacaaactgaaattttaggtatcaaccatccagatacaataagaacaaaacataatatcgcaatctgtttgtacgatatgggaaaatataacgaagctttagaaatttattattctgttgagaaaatacaaactgaaattttaggtatcaaccatccagatgcaataagaacaaaacataatatcgcaatctgtttgaaggatatgggaaaatataacgaagctttagaaatttattattctgttgagaaaatacgaactgaaattttaggtatcaaccatccagatacaataagaacaaaacataatatcgcaatcTGTTTGTACGATATgggaaaataaaatagaaaataagttgtttaacaattagttaaatgtaattttattttacttttatatgtgaaagttttattaatctgttgataaaataaaagacGAATCTTCCCTTAATAGTAAGAGAGCGCcgtaaagtattttttcaattgatttatatatttcttttatattattattaatttatattagcatTTCAGTTgcgcatttttaaatataatagtgAAAATTTGTCATCTtattaataatacatatatgtttatattctATTGAttgtatgtattataaataaaaagtgaaaactattttatggtttaaaattaattaattcaaaGAGGTTTAAGTATATCTTaagttaaagttatattttattcgggcaatatatatatatatatatatatatatatatatatatatatatatatatatatatatatatatatataatacataattaaatgtctaaagtttaatttatagttGAAACAATAAAATGGGTCCTTGAGGAATTAAAAACATGAgaatttatacaaaaagtaaaatgatgTTAGAATTTTGTTGTAGAAAAAGTGAATTGTTATTATCCCTATAGAGTaatagttttaatgttttattttaataacttgaatcggaaaaattattaacttaagTTTTTGATCCTAATCAAAATCAACgagtttttatctaatttaatgctgttttcgttttaaaataatgtgaaaTCGCAAAAGTAAATGGTCACTGAATTTAATTATGCGAAAAAATGtaaaacgaatttttttataattacttctATAGGGTTTCTATAAAATTCGGCAAAGTTGAGCGAGTACGTAACACAGAACTGCAAACGTTGcccaattttcttttttttaagtaattaaatatttta
This window contains:
- the LOC136083615 gene encoding uncharacterized protein LOC136083615, which produces MESNQERCHELDFFKGVQRDKLLHEIHRHFLQDTKKSALVLYGMSGVGKTKIAKKYCEIYSDFYKNIVWIDAAFGKLQTSIRNCCHILGLAIHDSKNDFNIEVIVEKIHNYYKNGKTLYIFDNVDDESVKGLKMYISMKANSFTLITSQWRTWSNNVNKLFVDVFSSEDAFAYVKNNIKEYTDENIKNLVKELGYHPFAITQAIKYINIHKVSIEKYIDRYRQKPLEILDTDNFPSEDESKSAIKAINLVLYKLKKTKLIPLELLNCLSHCDGQNISKEFVIQILHQMEIKEEHSIDEIVGLLMSYSLLNCFDDNKYSMHELTQLTCKHVQITNSSTNTYIVLIESYFKFELNQIKHHVEFGNHFVFHFLYMFRINEKRMSKTFHHMTTSINKLLVCKGLFDEAIEILKAIQSFNTETYGENNKLTLDTKHNIANCLMNMGKHNEALEIYYSVEKIQTEILGINHPDTIGTKHNIAICLKNMGKYNEALEIYYSVEKIQTEILGINHPDTIRTKHNIANCLMNMGKHNEALEIYYSLEKIQTEILGINHPDTIRTKHSIAICLKNMGKYNEALEIYYSVEKIQTEILGINHPDTIGTKHNIANCLYDMGKYNEALEIYYSVEKIQTEILGINHPDTIRTKHNIAICLKNMGKYNEALEIYYSVEKIQTEILGINHPDTIRTKHNIANCLMNMGKHNEALEIYYSVEKIQTEILGINHPDTIGTKHNIAICLKNMGKYNEALEIYYSVEKIQTEILGINHPDTIRTKHNIANCLYDMGKYNEALEIYYSLEKIQTEILGINHPDTIRTKHSIAICLKNMGKYNEALEIYYSVEKIQTEILGINHPDTIGTKHNIANCLYDMGKYNEALEIYYSVEKIQTEILGINHPDTIRTKHNIAICLKNMGKYNEALEIYYSVEKIQTEILGINHPDTIRTKHNIANCLYDMGKYNEALEIYYSVEKIRTEILGINHPDTIGTKHNIAICLNAIGKYNEALEIYHSVKKIQTEILGINHPDTIGTKHNIANCLKDMGKYNEALEIYYSVEKIQTEILGINHPDTIRTKHNIAICLYDMGKYNEALEIYYSLEKIQTEILGINHPDTIRTKHSIAICLKDMGKYNEALEIYYSVEKIRTEILGINHPDTIRTKHSIAICLKNMGKYNEALEIYYSVEKIQTEILGINHPDTIRTKHNIAICLYDMGKYNEALEIYYSVEKIQTEILGINHPDAIRTKHNIAICLKDMGKYNEALEIYYSVEKIRTEILGINHPDTIRTKHNIAICLYDMGK